A genome region from Fervidobacterium changbaicum includes the following:
- a CDS encoding Na+/H+ antiporter NhaC family protein has protein sequence MEHYGWLSILPPVVTVVLALVTKEVVFSLFTGIFVGYLIVSNWNPLTALIGVTDGIANSLNDSWNIRIILFCALLGAFVGLMQATGAAHAFGKAMASKVKSRKGTLFITWLFGIIIFIDDYFNSLTIGTVMRPVTDEQKISRAKLAYILDSTAAPVSVLAPISSWVVTVMSIIKGSDGFSKLGVSEFTFFIMLIPINLYAILAILMVLQTSFRKDFGPMAKSEERAIKGLGLYNEEFGQPTGEIKEGIVVKEHARAIDMILPILVLVGLAVVFFPVTTYLGAIDGENIHTFSEAVKSMSLKEAFNNTDASKALFYASVFTLVFSSLYFILRGLLTIQKVGEAIISGIKSMVPALVILTLAWTIGTVIKASPEDGGLGLSKYLAHIVTTGGFPLWALPVVVFLIAAAISFATGTSWGTFSIMIPITLPIAVALAEKTGANLLNSALISVGAAVGGAIFGDHCSPISDTTILSSTGASCPHLEHVATQMPYAVFTMVMAAIGYFVAGLLNNALAGLVSALIVFFVAFEVMVRRSKVREQE, from the coding sequence ATGGAACATTACGGTTGGCTAAGTATTTTACCGCCTGTTGTGACTGTGGTACTCGCACTTGTAACGAAAGAAGTTGTTTTTTCACTATTCACAGGTATCTTTGTGGGTTACCTTATCGTTAGCAACTGGAACCCCCTTACAGCGTTGATAGGTGTGACAGATGGGATTGCCAACTCACTTAACGATTCTTGGAACATTCGAATCATCCTGTTCTGTGCACTATTAGGAGCGTTTGTTGGATTAATGCAGGCTACAGGGGCTGCACACGCATTTGGAAAAGCGATGGCATCAAAGGTTAAAAGTAGAAAAGGGACTCTTTTCATAACTTGGCTCTTCGGGATAATTATATTCATAGACGACTATTTCAACTCACTGACTATTGGAACAGTTATGCGTCCTGTTACCGACGAGCAAAAAATTTCCCGTGCAAAGCTTGCGTACATACTTGACTCAACTGCAGCACCTGTTAGTGTTCTTGCACCGATTTCGAGTTGGGTTGTAACGGTAATGAGTATTATCAAAGGTTCGGACGGATTTTCAAAACTCGGAGTGAGTGAGTTTACATTTTTCATAATGCTTATTCCTATTAATCTTTATGCAATACTCGCGATATTGATGGTTCTCCAAACGTCTTTCCGTAAAGACTTTGGACCTATGGCAAAAAGTGAAGAGAGAGCTATTAAAGGTTTGGGCTTATACAACGAAGAGTTTGGACAGCCTACAGGTGAGATAAAGGAAGGCATAGTTGTTAAAGAACATGCCAGGGCCATTGACATGATACTACCTATACTTGTTCTTGTTGGTCTTGCGGTTGTTTTCTTCCCAGTCACAACTTATCTTGGAGCAATAGATGGGGAAAATATCCACACGTTCTCTGAAGCTGTTAAGTCGATGAGTCTCAAAGAAGCATTCAATAACACAGATGCTTCAAAAGCGCTATTTTACGCATCAGTATTCACACTTGTCTTCTCGTCGCTTTACTTTATACTCAGAGGTTTACTCACTATCCAAAAGGTTGGAGAGGCGATTATAAGTGGTATTAAGTCGATGGTGCCTGCATTGGTTATACTAACGCTTGCTTGGACGATCGGTACGGTTATTAAAGCTTCACCAGAGGATGGCGGACTTGGTTTGTCTAAATACCTCGCTCATATTGTTACAACTGGAGGTTTCCCACTGTGGGCGTTGCCTGTCGTTGTATTCTTGATTGCAGCGGCGATTTCGTTTGCAACGGGAACAAGTTGGGGAACGTTTTCGATAATGATACCAATTACCTTGCCTATCGCAGTTGCGCTTGCTGAAAAAACAGGTGCTAACCTTCTGAACAGTGCACTTATTTCTGTTGGTGCTGCAGTTGGAGGTGCTATATTTGGAGACCACTGCTCTCCCATATCAGACACCACGATTCTTTCTTCAACAGGAGCAAGTTGTCCACATCTTGAACATGTGGCAACGCAGATGCCTTACGCTGTCTTTACTATGGTAATGGCCGCAATTGGTTACTTTGTTGCAGGGTTGCTTAACAACGCATTGGCAGGATTGGTTTCTGCTCTCATTGTGTTCTTCGTAGCTTTTGAAGTTATGGTGAGAAGGAGTAAGGTAAGGGAACAAGAATAA
- a CDS encoding ferritin-like domain-containing protein, with product MRGRELLNIAIKVESAGYSYYSKLAEKTQGQLKVFFNELAQQERDHAKRFEEIMKKYQEDPSLATWQNEEVSGYAETYAKAFIFPEIENENIPETVLGALRRAIEVEKDSIIYYNEIKQLIPDPKPVEEIINEEKEHLRKLSEKILSEDLSTYSEGSMI from the coding sequence ATGAGAGGAAGAGAGTTATTAAACATCGCTATTAAAGTGGAATCGGCAGGTTACAGCTATTATTCTAAACTTGCAGAGAAAACACAAGGTCAACTCAAAGTCTTCTTCAACGAACTTGCGCAACAAGAGAGAGACCATGCAAAAAGGTTCGAGGAGATAATGAAGAAGTACCAAGAAGACCCATCGCTGGCTACTTGGCAAAATGAAGAAGTAAGTGGTTACGCTGAAACCTATGCAAAGGCTTTCATCTTCCCTGAAATTGAAAACGAAAACATTCCAGAAACAGTGCTTGGTGCTCTTAGAAGAGCCATCGAAGTTGAAAAAGATTCCATAATATACTATAACGAGATTAAACAACTAATCCCCGATCCAAAGCCGGTGGAAGAGATAATAAACGAAGAAAAGGAACACTTAAGGAAACTTTCTGAAAAGATTCTAAGCGAAGACCTGTCAACATACAGTGAAGGAAGCATGATTTAA
- a CDS encoding CapA family protein: protein MSNPSKFCKSFACFFFLLIFILKSSIFSTQITFSFVGDVMFHMPTINSAYSNGRYDFKNIFSYVKKYIEKSDIAFCNLETTLGGLPYTGYPQFSSPDEVLDALKYAGFDIINVANNHMLDRSVQGLKQTITKVSKYGLTYVGARLTPLEKLFKVVEVKGFKISFASFTYSTNGISTDEKHKYMFMYISKPAILSVLDEMKKASDIVIIYFHYGNEYQTRPTKEQIELAYFALDNGADMVIASHPHVLQRIELVKCGLKTKLIAYSLGNFLSNMTTSGTDEGVILDVAYHPVKGVIDVNPILTWVHRYKIGNKIAYRILPVKDFFESPDRFLTESDVRRLSQIAQKKLLQDETK, encoded by the coding sequence ATGTCGAACCCATCCAAATTCTGCAAAAGTTTTGCTTGTTTTTTCTTCTTGCTAATCTTCATATTAAAATCATCGATCTTCTCTACACAAATAACATTTTCGTTTGTCGGAGACGTTATGTTCCACATGCCCACTATAAACTCCGCTTACTCAAATGGCAGATACGATTTTAAAAATATCTTCTCATATGTAAAGAAATACATTGAAAAAAGCGATATTGCTTTCTGTAACCTTGAAACAACTCTTGGTGGACTACCATACACTGGATACCCACAGTTCTCCTCACCCGACGAAGTACTCGACGCGCTAAAGTACGCGGGTTTTGACATTATCAATGTGGCAAATAACCACATGCTTGACAGAAGTGTGCAAGGACTTAAACAAACCATAACAAAGGTTTCAAAGTACGGTCTTACCTACGTTGGTGCGCGGTTGACACCTCTTGAAAAACTCTTCAAGGTAGTTGAGGTGAAAGGTTTCAAAATATCCTTTGCATCTTTCACTTATTCAACAAACGGTATCTCGACTGACGAAAAGCACAAATACATGTTCATGTATATATCAAAACCTGCCATTCTTTCGGTGCTTGACGAAATGAAAAAGGCGTCTGATATAGTCATAATCTATTTCCACTACGGGAACGAATATCAAACAAGGCCAACAAAAGAACAAATAGAACTTGCGTACTTTGCACTGGACAATGGTGCAGATATGGTAATAGCAAGTCATCCGCATGTTCTTCAACGCATCGAACTTGTGAAATGTGGTTTAAAAACAAAGCTCATAGCCTACTCGCTTGGCAACTTCCTTTCAAACATGACAACCTCTGGTACTGATGAAGGTGTAATACTAGATGTAGCATACCATCCTGTAAAAGGTGTAATTGATGTGAATCCCATCCTCACATGGGTCCACAGATACAAAATTGGGAACAAGATTGCTTATAGAATATTGCCTGTGAAAGATTTCTTCGAATCTCCAGATAGGTTCCTTACCGAATCGGATGTTAGAAGACTATCACAGATAGCTCAGAAAAAATTGCTCCAAGATGAGACAAAATAA
- a CDS encoding FmdB family zinc ribbon protein: MPMYRYVCENCGNEEVHMHGINESPAVVCSSCGGRMTKAIGRVGIVFKGSGFYITDSRNSGKAKTESE, encoded by the coding sequence ATGCCAATGTACAGATACGTATGTGAGAACTGTGGAAACGAAGAAGTTCACATGCACGGCATAAATGAGTCTCCGGCGGTTGTTTGTTCTTCATGCGGTGGCAGGATGACGAAGGCGATAGGAAGAGTAGGAATTGTCTTCAAAGGTAGTGGGTTCTACATTACAGACAGCAGAAACTCAGGAAAGGCCAAGACAGAAAGCGAATAA
- a CDS encoding cold shock domain-containing protein translates to MKGTVKWFDAKKGYGFITKEDGEDIFVHYSAIQVEGFKTLKEGDKVEFDVQNGAKGPQAANVRIIK, encoded by the coding sequence ATGAAAGGTACAGTTAAGTGGTTTGATGCAAAGAAAGGCTACGGTTTTATCACTAAGGAAGACGGAGAAGACATCTTCGTTCACTACAGTGCGATTCAGGTTGAAGGATTCAAAACACTCAAAGAAGGCGACAAAGTCGAATTCGACGTTCAGAATGGTGCAAAAGGTCCTCAGGCAGCCAACGTTAGAATTATTAAGTAA
- a CDS encoding cold shock domain-containing protein — translation MKGTVKWFDAKKGYGFITKEDGEDIFVHFSAIQVDGFKTLKEGDKVEFDVQNGAKGPQAANVRLSK, via the coding sequence ATGAAAGGTACAGTTAAGTGGTTCGATGCAAAAAAAGGCTACGGTTTCATCACCAAAGAAGACGGAGAAGACATTTTCGTTCACTTCAGCGCTATTCAAGTTGACGGTTTTAAGACACTCAAAGAAGGCGACAAAGTCGAATTCGACGTTCAGAATGGTGCAAAAGGTCCTCAGGCAGCCAATGTAAGGCTTTCAAAGTAA
- a CDS encoding putative glycoside hydrolase, which yields MGRDRQTKRTEKEYKKLNKIYRLSQSGKLMLERIRKTKFKIGLVALAVFFVTFVIFFSLIFSESNVLNTKQVSDSNHPTNVTVTTTPTTQDTLLTTDKTQILEQDPTQTALDTEFSSSTKLELSNDSVTLIPLQLSTDATLLPKHENVQPATNNEATIKIDKSTPTNLSDERAESKKDNTKSFEQTKVLENELESAPETLVSTRKYHYVIAFNVSVFDTPESGKVVDTLKYATYVEKLDETTYNSVNFAKVRYNTPKGLAEGWIRSTFLSDSLKPITGEDYDELSFEPVKKVKARIENVRAIYLTRWSFNNVQKIQQWVNFAKSTNLNAFVVDVKDDDGFMLFETEAAAKFVPEANSRAFFKKDEMKQIVKELKDQGFYMIARIVCFKDPSYARAHKDRSIVYKDTGEPYMGIYKVPWASAYDRQLWEYNVKVAMEAAEVGFEEIQYDYVRFPELTKETQRRVNLRQVGNESFAEAIQKFLIYSKKKLEPYNIPLAADVFGLVSTAVDDVGIGQYWEAVSNVVDYICPMVYPSHYANGSFGLSVPDAYPYETVYNAIRDGLRRNLHIPTPARIRPWLQSFTATWVKGHIVYDEEAIRKQIKAVKDLGIKEYMLWNAANNYKKMWYE from the coding sequence ATGGGGAGAGACAGACAAACCAAGAGAACAGAAAAAGAGTACAAGAAACTCAACAAGATTTACAGACTTAGCCAGAGCGGGAAGCTCATGTTAGAGAGGATCCGCAAAACTAAATTTAAAATTGGGTTGGTTGCACTCGCTGTTTTTTTCGTAACCTTTGTTATCTTCTTCTCTTTGATATTCTCTGAAAGCAATGTTCTGAACACAAAGCAAGTCAGCGATTCAAATCATCCTACCAACGTCACTGTTACTACTACACCAACTACTCAGGATACTCTTTTAACTACAGACAAGACGCAAATTTTGGAACAAGATCCTACACAAACAGCTCTGGACACAGAGTTCTCCTCTTCTACAAAGCTCGAGTTGTCTAATGATTCTGTGACTCTTATCCCTCTGCAACTATCAACTGACGCGACATTATTACCCAAGCACGAAAATGTACAACCGGCTACCAATAACGAAGCAACCATTAAGATTGACAAGAGTACACCGACTAATTTGTCAGACGAACGAGCTGAATCAAAAAAAGATAACACAAAGTCTTTCGAACAGACAAAGGTTTTAGAAAATGAGCTTGAGAGTGCACCTGAAACCCTGGTTTCCACACGCAAGTATCATTACGTTATCGCGTTTAATGTAAGTGTTTTTGATACTCCAGAGAGCGGCAAAGTTGTTGATACGCTTAAATACGCAACTTATGTGGAGAAATTAGACGAAACTACTTACAACAGCGTTAATTTTGCAAAGGTAAGGTACAACACTCCAAAAGGTCTTGCAGAAGGATGGATTCGTTCAACCTTTTTAAGTGATTCTTTAAAGCCGATAACCGGTGAAGATTACGACGAATTGTCGTTTGAACCAGTTAAAAAAGTTAAAGCAAGGATCGAAAACGTAAGAGCTATATATCTTACAAGGTGGTCTTTTAACAATGTTCAGAAGATCCAGCAATGGGTAAATTTTGCAAAATCAACAAACCTTAACGCATTCGTCGTAGACGTCAAAGACGACGATGGGTTTATGCTTTTTGAAACAGAAGCCGCAGCGAAGTTTGTTCCCGAAGCGAATTCAAGAGCATTCTTTAAAAAGGACGAAATGAAGCAGATTGTGAAAGAACTTAAAGACCAAGGATTTTACATGATCGCGAGAATCGTTTGTTTTAAAGACCCTTCCTACGCACGAGCCCACAAAGACCGGTCTATAGTCTACAAAGACACAGGTGAGCCTTACATGGGAATATACAAAGTACCGTGGGCATCGGCATATGATAGACAGTTATGGGAATACAATGTAAAAGTGGCCATGGAAGCTGCCGAAGTGGGATTTGAGGAAATACAGTACGACTATGTGAGGTTCCCCGAACTTACCAAGGAAACTCAACGAAGAGTTAATTTAAGACAGGTTGGAAACGAATCTTTTGCAGAGGCAATTCAAAAATTCCTCATTTACTCAAAGAAGAAATTAGAACCTTACAATATTCCACTGGCAGCCGATGTTTTCGGTCTTGTTTCTACGGCAGTTGACGATGTGGGTATTGGACAGTACTGGGAAGCTGTCTCAAACGTTGTTGATTACATATGCCCTATGGTGTACCCAAGCCACTATGCAAACGGTTCCTTTGGCCTCAGCGTACCTGATGCATATCCATATGAAACAGTATACAATGCAATCAGAGATGGACTTAGGAGAAATCTCCACATTCCTACACCGGCGAGAATCAGGCCTTGGCTCCAATCATTCACTGCAACATGGGTGAAAGGACATATTGTGTATGATGAAGAGGCTATTAGAAAGCAAATAAAAGCCGTCAAAGACCTCGGGATAAAAGAGTACATGCTATGGAATGCCGCAAATAATTACAAGAAAATGTGGTACGAATAA
- a CDS encoding S4 domain-containing protein → MRLDKFLKTNRIIKRRTIAQEVAKAGLVKKDGRILKPSYEVKPGDILEVSYGKRTLKILVTEDMKYQVLEELYRGDEDEESY, encoded by the coding sequence ATGCGTTTAGATAAATTTCTCAAAACCAATAGGATAATAAAGAGAAGAACAATAGCCCAGGAAGTAGCAAAGGCTGGTCTTGTGAAAAAAGACGGACGAATTCTGAAACCTTCTTACGAGGTAAAGCCCGGGGATATTTTAGAAGTGTCTTACGGCAAACGCACTCTAAAAATTTTGGTTACGGAGGATATGAAGTATCAAGTTTTAGAAGAACTCTACCGAGGTGACGAAGATGAGGAGTCTTATTGA
- a CDS encoding diguanylate cyclase domain-containing protein produces MRSLIENHIDDFLEILTYEKRFWKDFWDRLPFKPITENYAKRFENFYDKLSKISRNELTEFSHVYEEQKEKLKEELSIRIRKNARNLELSREDFVVYLIAGIGEKDWVVVDGKHEKVIVFDVFSLWKKGKFSQLSDAVYQAVVHFRHGDMEGDYYDKSEIFSKLKEEITKLDNENLLQNICKLLDKNVPYYNWTGFYLMDEKEDGILVLGPYVGEPTEHVRIPVGRGICGQAAATKLTFVVQDVSSETNYLSCSPHVKSEIVVPILRNDGSVFGEIDIDSHFKAPFDERDTEFLEWIAKQLLVRVVHWKDFERKIKIAYLDSYLSFILNEIVKYNIPFDVSLYVHHDPEKVPENLYKIWRIARKLRNAKVHKIVVVDNVDEQKAEMRANLGGFLLSYQDLQRPVPEIIRKMIVEGVEEISRVLFFIHHNATRLAQSFVNTRIITEYVLKPESNVNTILYAFLTGITAGYSGSFNRAMFFYYTDGQFVFQKALGPRSEEEARKIWEAIEDIELNMSDFLETVSKDFRSALESVYEGKIIRQDEITQYLDGEPHIVAKGDLPKIAEEFDIVNEFAVMALKSGNKFVGLLLADNNFDRKPISDYQLAVLKDLGNQMVLVLENKRFLEAIKEKAEIDALTGLRTRRSLEEFIASSPVGQFSVAFLDLNEFKLINDMYGHERGDEVLKKLGKCINLNIRKEDLAFRYGGDEIVLIIKSVEKEVVRKVIERISECFARATELSFSTGVALYPEEGDIYKVLKLADERSYKSKITGKIEFE; encoded by the coding sequence ATGAGGAGTCTTATTGAGAACCACATTGATGACTTTCTGGAAATTTTGACGTACGAAAAGAGATTCTGGAAGGATTTTTGGGACAGACTTCCGTTTAAACCAATAACCGAAAATTACGCAAAGCGTTTTGAAAACTTCTACGACAAACTTTCCAAGATATCACGGAACGAGTTGACCGAATTTTCGCACGTTTATGAAGAACAGAAAGAAAAGCTCAAGGAAGAACTATCCATAAGGATTCGAAAGAATGCTCGGAATTTGGAATTATCGCGTGAAGATTTTGTTGTCTATCTCATTGCTGGAATTGGAGAAAAGGATTGGGTAGTCGTTGACGGCAAACACGAAAAAGTTATAGTTTTCGATGTATTCTCACTTTGGAAGAAGGGAAAGTTTTCGCAGCTTTCTGATGCTGTGTATCAAGCAGTTGTTCATTTTAGACACGGGGATATGGAAGGAGATTATTACGATAAATCCGAGATTTTCTCAAAACTGAAAGAAGAAATCACAAAGCTTGATAACGAAAACCTTCTGCAAAATATTTGCAAGTTACTGGATAAGAATGTTCCGTACTACAACTGGACGGGGTTTTATTTGATGGATGAGAAAGAGGATGGCATCCTTGTTCTGGGACCGTACGTTGGTGAACCTACAGAGCACGTGCGAATACCCGTTGGAAGAGGAATTTGCGGACAGGCTGCTGCGACGAAATTAACCTTTGTTGTTCAAGACGTGAGCTCAGAGACCAATTACCTTTCCTGTAGCCCTCATGTAAAAAGCGAAATCGTGGTTCCAATACTAAGAAACGATGGAAGCGTTTTCGGGGAAATCGACATAGATAGCCACTTCAAGGCACCGTTTGATGAGAGGGATACGGAGTTCTTGGAATGGATAGCTAAACAGCTGCTCGTGAGGGTAGTGCATTGGAAAGATTTTGAAAGAAAAATCAAAATTGCGTACCTAGATAGTTATCTCTCGTTTATACTCAATGAAATAGTTAAATACAATATACCTTTCGACGTAAGCCTTTACGTTCACCATGATCCCGAAAAAGTTCCAGAGAATCTCTACAAAATTTGGAGAATAGCTAGAAAGCTACGCAACGCCAAAGTTCATAAAATAGTGGTAGTTGATAATGTTGATGAACAAAAAGCAGAAATGAGAGCAAACCTTGGAGGTTTCTTGTTAAGTTACCAAGATTTGCAACGGCCCGTTCCAGAAATCATACGGAAGATGATCGTTGAAGGAGTTGAAGAGATCTCAAGAGTGCTCTTTTTCATACACCATAACGCAACGAGATTAGCTCAAAGCTTTGTGAACACAAGGATAATCACAGAGTACGTTTTAAAACCTGAGAGCAATGTTAACACGATTCTTTACGCATTCCTAACCGGCATAACCGCAGGTTACTCAGGTTCTTTTAATAGAGCGATGTTCTTCTACTACACCGATGGTCAATTCGTCTTTCAAAAAGCCCTTGGTCCTCGAAGCGAAGAGGAGGCACGCAAGATTTGGGAAGCGATTGAGGATATAGAACTGAATATGTCAGACTTTTTGGAGACGGTTTCAAAAGATTTCAGGTCGGCATTGGAATCGGTCTACGAAGGAAAAATCATAAGGCAGGATGAAATAACACAATACCTTGATGGTGAACCTCACATAGTTGCAAAAGGCGATTTACCAAAAATCGCTGAGGAGTTCGATATTGTAAATGAGTTCGCAGTTATGGCCCTCAAAAGTGGCAACAAGTTCGTCGGGTTGCTTTTAGCTGACAATAATTTCGACCGAAAGCCTATTTCCGACTACCAACTCGCAGTGCTCAAAGACCTTGGTAATCAGATGGTGCTGGTTCTTGAAAACAAAAGGTTCCTTGAAGCCATAAAAGAAAAGGCAGAAATAGATGCTTTAACAGGTCTGAGGACCCGCAGGTCGTTGGAGGAGTTCATTGCAAGTTCTCCCGTAGGACAGTTTTCAGTCGCATTTTTGGACTTGAATGAATTTAAGCTCATTAACGATATGTACGGGCACGAAAGAGGGGACGAGGTACTTAAAAAGTTAGGAAAGTGCATAAATTTGAATATAAGAAAAGAAGATTTGGCGTTCAGATACGGTGGGGACGAAATCGTACTGATTATCAAGTCTGTTGAAAAAGAGGTTGTCCGAAAGGTTATTGAGAGAATTTCCGAGTGTTTCGCTAGAGCAACCGAATTGTCTTTCTCAACAGGTGTGGCACTTTATCCTGAAGAAGGGGATATTTACAAGGTTTTGAAACTCGCAGATGAAAGAAGTTACAAATCCAAAATCACAGGAAAAATAGAGTTTGAGTAA
- a CDS encoding ABC transporter ATP-binding protein — translation MSEEKERKKKSSVFLRLLKYALPYWHLLALAIVVVLVLTYLSLLPPQIVRKAINTYILSDTLQTAEKITGISKQALLFLMVSGGIFLFEYLSILVTTYIGGRVVYDVRRQLYDHVLKLPMSFFDRHPSGQITTRITSDTQNVQEFFTSVITSIVNDVFLLVGVIIMMWSISSRLFLDIIYVFPIIIVAMAVFRYFDIRAYRAVRTNIARINAYIAENLAGMPVTKLFNAEGYKRKEFDQINRELYKARMNQLYVFGIFRPLINFLYYLTLSLIIWFGSKYILGKILNFGDLYAFVSYIDTFMRPIEDLSEKYDIIQNTIASGEKIFALLDEPQEEQGSSDGKKTIEKGTIEFQNVWFSYDNKRWILQDVNLSFIPGELVAIVGETGAGKTTIMNLINGMYRPQKGRILIDDLPLEEYDIHALRKQVSAVPQDVVLFSGTLLDNIRLFHDEISEKEVYKALEKVEALEIIQRLPKGIYTEIVERGKGISAGERQLIALARSVLFGAKIFILDEATSNIDVETEHRIQKAVRELSKDNTVIMIAHRLSTVVNADRIVVVADGRIAEEGRHFELLKKKGAYYKLYEIQFAKEETA, via the coding sequence ATGTCGGAAGAGAAGGAAAGAAAGAAAAAATCAAGTGTGTTCTTAAGGCTACTAAAATATGCCCTCCCCTATTGGCATCTTTTGGCACTGGCAATAGTTGTGGTGCTTGTTCTCACGTACCTATCACTTCTGCCTCCACAAATTGTAAGGAAGGCTATAAACACTTACATACTATCAGATACGCTACAAACAGCTGAAAAAATAACGGGAATATCTAAGCAGGCGCTCCTGTTCTTGATGGTTTCTGGGGGAATATTCCTCTTTGAGTACCTTTCCATACTCGTAACTACGTACATTGGCGGCCGTGTAGTTTACGATGTTAGAAGGCAGCTTTACGACCATGTTCTGAAACTCCCGATGTCCTTTTTCGATAGACATCCCAGCGGGCAGATAACAACAAGAATAACAAGCGATACACAAAATGTGCAAGAATTCTTTACTTCGGTGATAACAAGCATCGTTAACGACGTTTTTTTGCTCGTCGGTGTAATTATCATGATGTGGAGCATCAGTTCACGGCTCTTTCTTGACATTATCTACGTCTTCCCCATTATCATCGTTGCAATGGCAGTTTTCAGATACTTCGATATTCGAGCATACCGTGCAGTAAGAACAAACATCGCTCGAATTAATGCGTACATCGCTGAGAATTTAGCCGGAATGCCTGTAACAAAATTGTTCAACGCGGAAGGATACAAAAGAAAAGAGTTTGACCAAATAAACAGAGAACTCTACAAAGCCCGTATGAACCAATTGTATGTGTTTGGTATATTCAGACCGCTGATTAACTTTTTGTACTATCTCACTCTCTCCCTCATCATCTGGTTTGGCTCAAAGTACATCTTAGGTAAGATTCTTAATTTTGGAGACCTCTACGCTTTCGTGTCTTATATCGACACATTCATGAGACCTATCGAAGACTTGTCTGAAAAGTACGATATCATACAAAACACTATCGCAAGTGGTGAAAAGATCTTCGCACTACTGGACGAACCCCAAGAGGAACAAGGTAGTTCGGATGGGAAAAAGACCATAGAAAAAGGAACGATAGAATTTCAAAATGTGTGGTTCAGTTACGACAACAAACGCTGGATTTTGCAAGATGTGAACCTTTCTTTTATCCCTGGAGAGCTTGTTGCAATCGTTGGGGAAACAGGAGCAGGTAAAACTACAATAATGAACCTCATAAATGGAATGTATAGACCTCAAAAAGGAAGGATTTTAATCGACGACTTGCCGCTGGAAGAATACGATATTCACGCTCTGAGAAAGCAGGTCTCCGCTGTTCCTCAGGATGTTGTGCTGTTCAGTGGAACGCTCTTAGATAACATCCGCCTCTTCCACGATGAAATATCCGAGAAAGAAGTGTACAAGGCTCTTGAGAAGGTTGAAGCGCTGGAGATTATACAGAGGTTGCCAAAGGGCATATACACTGAAATCGTTGAGAGGGGAAAAGGTATCTCCGCTGGTGAAAGGCAGTTGATAGCACTTGCCAGGTCTGTGCTTTTTGGTGCTAAGATTTTCATACTCGACGAAGCGACAAGTAATATCGATGTGGAAACAGAGCACAGAATTCAGAAAGCAGTAAGGGAACTGTCCAAAGATAACACTGTAATAATGATTGCGCACCGACTTTCTACAGTAGTCAACGCAGACAGAATTGTTGTCGTTGCCGACGGGAGGATTGCAGAGGAAGGAAGACATTTCGAGCTTTTGAAAAAGAAAGGTGCTTACTACAAGCTTTATGAAATCCAATTCGCTAAAGAGGAGACAGCGTAA